Genomic window (Flexivirga aerilata):
ACCGGTGCCCGGGTGCGCAGCTCGAGCGCGGCGAACGATGCGGCCGCTGCCGCGGCGACCGCGGCGGCGCCCCACACGTGCGGTGAACGTGGCGGGTGTTGCGCAGTGGCAGTGATCGCGTAGGCCTGGCGCTCACCACCACTGACACGAGCCTCCCCGCGCCATCCGAAACCCGCGGGTCGGCGCGGCGATCGCGACGATCAACGCGCGCTATGCCGAGCCGTGGACCGTCCACTCGCTCGCTGCCCACACGGGCGTCTCCGCCTCCACCCTCGCCCGCGAATTCCTCGCGGTCATCGGGACAACCCCCGCCGCCTACCTGCGTGGCCGCCGCATCCTGGAGGCCAAACGCCTGCTCCGCGAGAGCAGCCACCCTCTCGAATCCATCGCGGTCGCAGTCGGATACACCAGCGCCGTCGGGCTCCACCAGGCGTTCGCCCGGGAATGCGGTGAGACGCCCGGTGCCTTCCGCAACCGCAGCAGATCCACCTGACTCACGTGCGGCTCGGCGCGAAAAGCGTTGGCGGTCAAGGTCGTCGGGCTGCTTCAGTGCCCAGGTGAACGACGTCCCAGCGCACGCCTTCTACACCGGCCTGGTGGCCGAGCTCTACTCGACGCTGCGGTCGACCAGCTTCCCGGCGGACCGTTACGCGCGGTTGATCCGCAGGTATGGCGAGCCCGCGCTCGAGCTCGGCTGCGGCGACGGCGATCCGTTGCTCGCACTACGCGAGCTCGGCCTCGACCTCGACGGCATCGACTCCTCCACGGACATGATCGACCGGTTGCGGACGCGGGCGGCGGAGGCCGGGATCGCGGTGAACGCGTGGGTCTCGACGATGCAGGACCTGGCGCCGGCACGTGCGTATCGGACGGTGTTTCTCGCCGGACCGACATTCAACCTGCTGCCGGACGACCAGTCCATGGCGGCGACGCTGCGGTCGATCCGGGGTGCGCTCGCGCCGGGCGGGACTGCCGTCATACCGCTGTTCGTGCCGGAGGCGTATGACGACGCCGATCTCGGGGTCCGGGTGGAGAGTGCGGACGGTGCCATGGCGTGGCAGGTCGTGTCGGCGACGCGGGACGAGGCAGCCCGCACCCAGATACTGCGGCTGCGGTATGAGCGACAGACAGGCGCGAAAACCGAGATGGTCGAACGCGATTGGCTGATGCACTGGGTGACGCCGCGTCGATTCGCCGACCTCGCCGAGGCTGCGAGCCTGGTCGTCGATGCGCTGCCGGACGAGTTCGGGTCGGACGAGCGGGACGTGGCCCTGCGGCGGGAGTCAGTCGGCGCCGT
Coding sequences:
- a CDS encoding methyltransferase domain-containing protein; protein product: MNDVPAHAFYTGLVAELYSTLRSTSFPADRYARLIRRYGEPALELGCGDGDPLLALRELGLDLDGIDSSTDMIDRLRTRAAEAGIAVNAWVSTMQDLAPARAYRTVFLAGPTFNLLPDDQSMAATLRSIRGALAPGGTAVIPLFVPEAYDDADLGVRVESADGAMAWQVVSATRDEAARTQILRLRYERQTGAKTEMVERDWLMHWVTPRRFADLAEAASLVVDALPDEFGSDERDVALRRESVGAVSAASQPLCPPGRRPSVPGASLWPRRGIDPAPSRPHRPL
- a CDS encoding helix-turn-helix domain-containing protein, producing MNARYAEPWTVHSLAAHTGVSASTLAREFLAVIGTTPAAYLRGRRILEAKRLLRESSHPLESIAVAVGYTSAVGLHQAFARECGETPGAFRNRSRST